One Maribacter cobaltidurans genomic window carries:
- a CDS encoding phosphatase PAP2 family protein yields the protein MLNKLVIPFIFICGVVAFVSCEKDLPTYLEYKDYAYSSADENGGTWKPILIDEGAAINIGAPEDISSQSYQAEISSLKASMNEINTSQRKAIAYWGNNAVVRWNEIALELIAKYNLIPGPNDDGSYTLPNPNNPDGPPAFPFAHPPYASRALAYLSVAQFDGLITAWHYKYLYNRAAPYQQDVSITYAYEPNDIPSYPSDGAVLARVSNKVLSAMFPLEKEYLQKMEDEHLESLLLSGGNVPSDIVTGTTIGDEISEIALARAATDGMKNAQTPKAVSDSIKAAAFERFGWQWDNLEIPVRPVGLTPLFGKVRMWNVANVEDVRPIPPPALDSEEFKNDVEILKNYADNMTEEYRAIANFWQDGLGTYTPPGHWNRFANEFMVENKMNPLRSARTMAYLNMAVMDAGISCWDAKYYYHYPRPIQMIEGFKTIAGTPNFPSYTSGHSVFSAAASEVLAYIFPEKATLVRGWAEEAAISRVYGGIHWTFDATVGTDQGRDVAKYTIDVAKLDGAN from the coding sequence ATGCTCAATAAACTAGTTATACCCTTTATTTTTATTTGTGGCGTGGTTGCATTCGTTTCATGCGAAAAGGATCTTCCCACCTACCTCGAATATAAAGACTATGCCTATTCAAGTGCCGATGAAAATGGCGGCACTTGGAAACCGATTTTAATCGATGAAGGTGCCGCAATAAACATAGGAGCACCAGAGGACATCTCATCACAAAGCTATCAGGCAGAAATTTCGTCATTAAAAGCGTCCATGAATGAAATAAACACCTCACAAAGAAAAGCCATAGCTTACTGGGGCAATAATGCCGTTGTAAGATGGAATGAAATAGCTTTAGAACTTATTGCGAAGTATAACTTGATTCCTGGTCCAAATGATGACGGTTCATACACGCTTCCCAACCCAAATAACCCAGACGGACCTCCCGCTTTTCCTTTTGCACATCCACCCTATGCCTCAAGGGCGTTGGCCTATCTTTCTGTAGCGCAGTTCGATGGATTGATTACCGCTTGGCATTATAAATATTTGTATAACAGGGCCGCTCCTTACCAACAGGATGTTTCCATCACCTATGCTTATGAACCGAACGATATTCCTTCCTATCCATCTGACGGTGCCGTTTTGGCTAGAGTGTCCAATAAAGTCCTTTCGGCAATGTTTCCTTTGGAAAAGGAATATTTACAAAAAATGGAAGATGAACATTTAGAAAGTCTTTTACTTTCCGGAGGAAATGTCCCCAGTGATATTGTCACGGGCACTACCATAGGCGACGAAATCTCCGAAATAGCCTTAGCACGGGCGGCGACCGATGGCATGAAAAATGCGCAAACACCTAAAGCCGTTTCCGATTCTATAAAAGCTGCAGCCTTTGAACGATTTGGGTGGCAGTGGGATAACCTTGAAATCCCAGTACGCCCTGTTGGACTCACCCCATTGTTCGGGAAAGTAAGGATGTGGAATGTTGCCAATGTTGAAGATGTACGTCCCATTCCACCACCAGCTTTGGATTCGGAAGAATTCAAAAATGACGTCGAAATTTTAAAAAATTATGCGGACAACATGACGGAAGAATACAGGGCCATTGCCAATTTCTGGCAGGATGGATTGGGCACCTATACGCCTCCGGGACATTGGAACCGTTTTGCGAATGAGTTTATGGTAGAAAACAAAATGAACCCATTACGATCGGCCAGGACAATGGCCTATTTGAACATGGCGGTTATGGATGCGGGCATTAGCTGTTGGGATGCCAAATATTACTATCACTATCCCAGGCCCATACAGATGATAGAAGGTTTCAAGACCATAGCCGGCACCCCGAATTTTCCGAGCTATACATCTGGCCATAGTGTTTTCTCTGCAGCGGCATCAGAGGTTCTGGCATATATATTTCCGGAAAAAGCAACCTTGGTTCGAGGTTGGGCCGAGGAAGCGGCCATTTCAAGGGTATATGGTGGAATCCACTGGACGTTTGACGCAACCGTAGGGACGGATCAAGGTCGGGATGTTGCCAAATACACTATTGATGTAGCTAAATTGGACGGAGCTAATTAG